Genomic segment of Aquarana catesbeiana isolate 2022-GZ linkage group LG02, ASM4218655v1, whole genome shotgun sequence:
catttaggaaagaatccagaccttttttaaagcaatctactgagctggccagaaccagctcttgagggtgtctattccacattttcacagctcttactgtgaagaaacctttccgtatttggagagtaaatctcttttcctctagaccaggggtcgcCAAACTATGGCCTCTCCTgttgttcagaaattacaattcccatcatgcctagtcatgtctgtgaatgtcagtattttacaatgcctcatggggcgtTTAGTTCCGCAAGAGCTGGAGGGccctagtttggagatccctgctctagacatACAAAGTGCCCCcttttcctctgtgatgaccttaaagtgaataactctacacgttcacaatatggaccacttatgtatttatacataataTCCCCCCTTAGtcttctcttctctagagagaataaattcagttcctctaatctttcctcatagctgagctcctccatgcctctcatcagtttggttgaccttctctgcactttctccagttacccagtatcttttttgtgaactggtgcccaaaactgaactgcatattccagatgaggtcttattaatgatttgtacaggggtaaagtgatatctctctctctggggtccatacctctcttaatacaagaaaggactttgttcgctttggagaccgcagcttggcattgcatgctattattaagcctaTGATTTACTAGAACACCCAGATCGTTCTCCACCTTTGATTCCTCCAGATGTTCTCCtcccagtatgtatgatgcatgcatattcttagccccatgtgcataactttacatttatcaacattaaaccacaTTTGCCACATAGTAGCCCAAATAAACAGTGCATTGATGTcaacttgtaagttggagacattctgtaaggacgttattccactgcatagcttggtgtcatctgcaaagcctgaaatggtacttttaatcccagatcctatatcatttataaagatattaaaaagtaagagtcccaacactgaaccttaaggtacaccacttataaccttagaccattcagagtaagaatcattaaccactactctctgtattcggtcttttagccagttttctatccatttagaaactgatctttccaagtctgtagactttaccttacacatgagccgtgtgtggggaactgtgtcaaacacttttgcacaaTCCAAAtatacgtccacagccacccctctgtccaaggttttacttacctcttcataaaaagaaatcagatttgtttgacaacttctgtttttcatgaatccatgctgtctgttacttaaaatatttttttccaacaacaactctatgtggtcttttattaaactctccagtatcttcccgactatagaagttaaagtaacaagtctatagttacttggtaaagactttcatccctttttaaatataggcaccacattggctctacgccaatccagtggtaccattccagtcattaacgagtccctaaaaactAGAAACAATAGCTTTGATTCAAATGACATTGCTATCTAAATTATATTAACCCCAAACAAAGGTAATTTAAAAGTTATATTCACACAAATTGGTGATTCATTTATGGGTGGATACTAATTCATTCACCCACATCAAAGAGTAAGCATTGAAATGTTAGTCCTTCACTTCTCACTTTGCCTTCATTCTTTATAATAAAATTCAATCTACTATCCCAAAAAATATTGAGACTCTTTTACTAATGGCTGCAGCATAGTCCTGCCTGGCAGGAGACGAGACCTGATCTACCTTtcctgcagtttcactttcacgtACAAGTgccttgtgactggacagtaaaatgaGAAGCAGCACCACACTGTGCTTATCTCGTATTACATGtcgtaattgcaacaatttttggTGAAAGGTATGCAGAGAAAGATTTGAACTGAATCTGGATCCCTCCCTTCAATTATGTCCTTATTCAATAAAAAGTACTTATTCCTATGTCCTAGCTGTTTGTTATTAAATCTTGTGCTGGTCTACCTTTCGTGTTTGGGTGCTAAGTATTATAGATAATGGATAGGAAATGGAAGTAGGGATTATGGGGAACTCAGATGTGGCTGCATTCATTTGatatttttgggctttttttctttattttcaacttGTGATTCAGCCTGTAACACACTTTTTGTTCTaaagtgacaacactcactcattgTAAGGAGAAGCCTAGGCTGCATGTACCCCCTTCGCTCCTGATCTCCATAACCtaggaggaggtgttctgtagttcagagaTGAATAaggcagggctgataacactgcttgtGCTTGCATAAACCGAGTGCACAGTAAGTTAGGAGTACAatacatttttggcaggatcagcaggtattttttctgtacttgctgtaCAAAAGACACAAAACTTGGGGCATCTATTGAACACAAATACAGATTTTTGTCTTTtcttattttacatatatatagatagatagatagatagatagatagatagatagatagatagatagatagatacgttaAAAATTAATTAGACCTTTTTCACACTGACAGTAACATACATGCATTTATAAGCGTTTATAGGGCATTTCTCAACACATATAAATGCATGATTTTGGTATGTATTCACACTGCATTTAGGTACATTCTGTTTAGCTTTGTTTAGAGAAAATAGAAAATCGTTTGAAACACATTATCTAGGCTAAACATATCAGGAGTAAAAATCTTTGAATTGTTTTTTGCCTACCATATACATTTGCATTGTTAAATGTTATAATTTTGCTGATTCTGATCACACattttttctttatctttctttTTAGAATTCCATCAGACATAACCTTTCCCTACACACACGTTTCATCCGTGTTCAGAATGAGGGAACTGGAAAAAGTTCTTGGTGGATGCTAAATCCCGAAGGTGGAAAGACTGGAAAAACTCCACGTAGGAGAGCAGCATCAATGGACAGTGCAAATGGAAAATTTCTAAGAATAAAAGGCAAAGCTGGAAAGAAGAAGCAGCAAGCACAAACTGCACCAGAGCAGACAGAAGGCAGTCCTGCTTCCCAACAAGCAAAATGGTCTGAAAGCCCAGCTTCTCATACAAGTGATGATTTTGAGGTATGGGCAGAGTTCCATAATCGAGCCAATCCTGTGGCAGGAAACATGAGTGGAAGACTTTCACCTATCTTGGGTAATGATGAGCCCGATGAACTAGAGGATGATGAGGTGACACCCTCATCGCCTCTTATGTATCCAAGCCCATCTAGTGCTTTGTCGCCCAGTGCCCATTGTTCAGTTGAAATGCCAAGGCTTGCAGAAATGAGTGGTTCTATTGGTCTGGGTGAGGGGCTTTCAGATCATTTATTAGACGAGTTGCAGGATGGTTACAGTGTAAACTCTGCTACTTCCTTGCGCCAACGGAGCCCTGGGTTCTCCTTCACCTCCAAGTGCCCACCGTTAAGCAACACGTCAAATGCATTTTGCGGCACCATATACAGTCAGCCAACAATGGGCATGATGAGAAGATTACCAATGCAGACAATCCAAGAGAACAAACAAGCTACTTTCTCACCTGGAAGCACCTACAGGAATTCTTCCCTCCAGGATCTTCTCACATCAATGTCCTATGGACATAAAGAAGCCATTTCGCAGACTGATCCAGGTTTAGCTTCTACAATGGGACCACAACGCAATCACAGGCAGAACACAGGCATGCTAAACAACTGTGACTCAGGGTCCATACCCTACTCTACCAGTTTAATAAAGAGCCACAATTTGTACCACCCATCCACTCTAAATCATCACTGCTCTGTTAATAACAGTGCCTTAGCTAGCTTAAGTGGACTGGTAAATTCAGAATCATGCAGCTTGTCCTCAGTTCCACATCATTCCTATTTCAGTAGTCAGAGTGTGCATGGAAACGTGCTGGAAGGGCCATACCAAGGTGTGTatcatcaccaccatcaccaccaccatcatcccCAAGTTTGCAACCAAGACAGATTTCCACCAGATTTAGACCTGGACATGTTTAATGGTACTTTAGAGTGTGATGTGGAATCCATTATCCTCAACGACTTCATGGACAATGATGAAATGGACTTTAATTTTGACTCTGCTCTACCACCACAAGGTGGATTTAACATGGCTGCTGCAGCACAGCCAAATCAAAGCTGGGTACAAGGTTAAAATGTAACCAGGGTCAGGTCGTAATGTAAGTTGTTTCCTGAAGGCAATCAAACAGATGTTTAGCATAACTAGATATTTATTTGATATACAATGTTGGTTTGGTTGAATTTTCCTGCAAAATATGAAAGACCTAGGTTTCTAGGGATGTCTCTTGTTGGATAAGGTTGTGGCTTCAATATTCTATATTATGGATGTTAGTTGAAATCCCATTTAGTTTTAATAGCAGAGCTAAAAATGAACCTCCCATAAAATGTGGAAAGAGCTATGAGAATTTGCCTTTAAGGCCTTTGTCCTTCCAAAGGGTTTGATAACATGTGTGGtatgtttattttgtttgtttttttttctattcataaaGGTGAAAGCTGTTCATGTTCCCAAGTTTAGTCTGAGAGTGATCAttagggtgtttttttgttttagaaataaAAAGTGAGCGACAAGGTTCAAATTTAGTCACCTTTGATGCCCTCCCTTGTTTAATACAGTAGCATTATACTGTTTTACCACAAAATCAAATTACAGACATCCTACATGTATTTTTTGTAATGAAAGATAACATTATTTCTAAATTTATCAAAAGTAATCCTGTGCATTTAGATACAAATTATATTGGCCAATGATACCCAATCTGACAGGTCGTGTTTTTTAGGTGTCTTCACAGACTCATGGATCCAGTAGGCAGTATAGTTCctttaaaaagtttttcttttaataCACCTGCTATAGGCCCCTGTAAGTctgaaaaacatgacctgttttgCTGCCAATGAGGACCAGAATTTGGGAAGACTTCAGTAAGATATTGCGCTTATATCTTTTCCATCCACACCATTCACAAAAGAAAGAATCACTTTTTTAATAAGATAACATGGATCCTGACCACTTTTATAAACTAACATTTTTTAACTGGATCTTAAGGGTGCCTTAGACTCAACATTTCAGTAGTGTGACAAAACAATAAAGACAAATGCACTTATGAGAAGGTTGTTCCTAGAGGTAGATAAATGTAAAGAACCAAAGATTGTGTGGTCATGTGACTGCCATATTAACTGTCAACAGTGTCAGAGATGATTGGTAATACCATTTTATGTAAAAGGGACTCATTCTGAAAAATATGTTTTATAAGAACTGACAATGTTCCCAATTCAGATTCACATATTCAGGTGCCAACTGTCAGTTTTTATCCAAAAATACCAATACTGTTAACTGTGCGTCAACAcggatagttttagtttttacttaggGGTCATTCTTTCAGAATAAAGCATTACTTacttttaaagttgaactccagccatatatatatttttagaatgtTAAAgtacctaaaacttttttttttttatgttagccTCCTTTAAATTCTTGCAAGGCCAGAAAGAGAGGGGTATCATTGGTCTATAACATTGCCCAGTGCTTTCAAAGGAAAGGTCGGTGGCTGAGCTGTTTTGCATAACTCCAGTTGAGTGAGGTCACCAAACTCGTTGTACTGTCTGGCAAGTGATATTGGAATCACGAGACCACTGGAACAGGTAAAACAATTCACCTATTTTATAAGCTCTTTTAGTCATTCCAGCAATCAAATCTTTTAAAGGAGCATGTTACACACACATTAAAAAAATGATCTCTGAACACTGTGACTCATAATATGCAAGTGTTTATTTAAAGTTTTAGTCCACGCAAAAGTAATATTGTGGTTATGAGTGGAGTCTGGTAGACTGAGTCAACTGCTGGCTTCCTATTTCTCTCGATGAATTCAAAGGTGAGATTTCTCTGCCATATAATCTTATTCTGTTGCTGTCCATGATAAAGTGATGCATGTTATCGTCCATCTTGGGGTGTTACATATACATAATATACTCTATAATAAACTATTCAACAAGCAGAATGGGCCCCCCTCACAACGGTCATGGTAGATGAACAGATCTCAACTCAGATCCCACAGACAGATaattccccaccagagtcccctgGAGATAAAAGAAAGTGCCCAGAAACCCCCAGATTAAGACATATCAATTTTGAGTAGATTGACCTTTTacaatgctttatttaaaaaaaacaaaaagaaaaaagaccaatatTCTCCACCCACCTTTTCAGATGAGTGAGAAACCTCAAAGGGTGTTCAATCAGTTATTTGCTAAAGAACTGAGAAAAACTAGTGGATTGAATAGTAAGGCGGCTGGACAGTTGGGAGGGGTCTTATCGGAGATTTAGTCATTAAATCCACAATAAGGTTAAGCTGGTGTCATCAGCTTAGAAGACATTAATCGCTTATACTTACTGCTATACGATTAAATTGCAACATTGTGCGATCACGGGAGATCAAGTTGCACGACTAAACATCTCTAAAGTAGCTACCCACCCCAAAAGTAATGTTACACTCAAGCTCCAAGACAAGCAAGAGAAGTGGTGTTGAAAATTCAATAGAAATTCAGAGGATTTGATTTATGAAAGATGCAAAGATGATAAAGACAGATTTGCTGTTTTTATTTCTCCGCTACAGGTTCAACAGTGAAAATGAGCTTGATGTGGACAAAATCCCTATATACATATTCTAGTTTCAAACCTCCTAGCCTTGGTCTTCCCTACCAAAATTGATATTTCAATTGTAAGTAGAGTCTGGTATACGGTAACATTCAAATGTTTCTTGGGGTTTTCACAAATCAAGCCCTAGAGAATGGTCAAAGGTTGCTATTAGTAAACACTGATTACAGTTAGAATTGCCAGGAATAGTAATTACTTTTCCCCATATCAAAATCCCTAAACCTGGAGAATTTACATACATAAAATCCCTCGAAGCCCTCttgtgttttaaaatttttttttgcaaaaaaaaattatagtaaacTATAAAATCTCAGACTTTTGGATAATTTACCTCTTAGTGGTCATTAGACAAAACTGTACCCTAAGATtttactaaaataaataataaagttaaaatatGCATATACTATGAATGATATAAAAATGAAACTTGAGCGATAATAAGGTCTTTAAAGAGAAAAGTGTAGTTAGTTGCACATAGCAACCAGTCAGTTTTTTGGTTCTAACTTCCTTAAGGTTTAtctaacacaaaaaaaataaataaataaattgtagctTACCAGATCTTAAatatggtgactgcattcatttctctggcttttttcctttgttttcaactggtaatcctgcaaatCCACACTTCTTGCCTTATGGTGGCTGTACTCACTCCTCCACCGAATCAATGGAGGGATAATTGGTTGTTGTCCAATCTGGAATTCAAACATGCccgcctttgttcatctccattaagGTGCGGATGGGTAAATTAGCAGTTTAAagaaggaagataacattgtttgtgCTGTTACTTCCGCttacaggaagtgacaagaacAAAGCAAGACCAACAGGTATTTTCTATACTCGCTAAAAAatattcttagcctgaaaaaataaaacacatgcAACCTCCATATCTGATGACTGTCAAGCTGCAATGTATtccttttttgttcttgggtttagattttTATTAaactaaaatattgtaaaaatctATTGCTGAAATCACACGTAATGGCTCTTTGCACTTCGTTGTTAAAAAAGGTCTAAGGATTTTTTTATTGACCCCGTTGTTCCAAATTATATTTTGTCTCATTTTAAATGCATTTATGTATAGTCTTGAGCAACAATTATTCTTTAAATTTAAATATGTGTAGGCCATAATCGTTGCTCTTACCTAAATTTATCCTAACCGCCATTGAACGTAAGTTGACTTCACAATTTAGCAATGTTTAGTAATACTAAAGTAcccttttttatacattttctatTTATTCCTATTCTTATATTCTACAAAAGAAGGGAAAGGGATTGCAAGAAATTGAAAGCACTTGTTCTTCCAAAGAGCACAAGTCGGCAAGGGAGATCGCCCTTATTTGCCATAACAATAAAAGGTCATTTTTACTGATAAAAAAATGCACAGTGTTTTGCAAAATGGTGCTACTAAAGGGTTACAATGTTATGTGGTGTTGACTACAGATTGAACTGCATGCAGTCTGAATTGTCCAGGGCTTTTTTAATGATAGGTTCCTACTTAGTGACCTGGGCAGCTATCTAAGGGCCTGTGTCAATGTGCATTTGTTCGCACCAGGTGGGTTTTTACATTGCCATACAAGTCCTGTATGGTCCTTAGCAGGTCAGGTCAGAACCAGGTTCGTcgcacctgtcaatgaattttaaatgatctcagaagtgtctcgAACTGATGCTGTCAACACAAGCCCAAAGTCAATTAACACAGGCCCTATTGCTTATTGatgcaaaaaaaattggggaaaggctcatttttaaaaaaaaacattgtttaatgTAGTGACTTTTAAAATGGTGTTATCTGTTTTGAAATGTGCAGTTCATGTATGAAATTGGGGGATTCAGTTAAAAAAAGGACACCGCACCATCTCATTTACCAGCTCACCAGGTTAACCCAATGTTAACACTGGGTTACTTTGAATTACACCAAAAAGAATTAAGATAGTATCACAATGGTATGGTGCTGAAACTTTAGCTCATGGTAGTGCAGTTGTATgtcttatgtatttatttttatggaaAAGTATGTAGAAAATTCAGATAGATCTCATGTAAAAGTTAGTGTATTGATTTTACTGGTTATTTGTTTTTCATACATAAAGTAAATATAGTCAAACCTATAAACTGGCCTTAATTTAAAATTCTCCCCTTTCTCCTATAACAGCAaattaacaacaccccaaaatcCATCATATTAAAGCTATGAAATTAAAATATGTATTTTGCCTCCATTTACAAacttggctgctttcacactgaggagtttttgaagcgcttttgcaTTATAAAAAGCACCTGACAAGAAAAAATGCTTCCCTTTACATTCTATGTATGTGTTcatactggggcagtgcgcttcTATTGTGGTGTAAAAAATCCTGCTTGAAGCATTTTTGGTGCAGGTttgaggagttaaaaaaaaaaacattactcccATATTGAAATGAATAGCAACCACATTAAAAACGCCCCTGCTaagcgtttttggtgcagtttttgagtcacatgtccattaaaaaaacgctgcaaaagcACAGCAAAAGCGCTCCATTAATAGGTGTTTTAATGGCAGTTTTAAAGCGAACCAATGTGAAAGTCCCCTTAAAGTCGCATGCCCTAAAAACTCTTTACCCGTCAACTCCCCTTAGTAAGAAATAGGGCTTATTTTATTAGATTGCTGTAATGAAGTGGATATTTTGGTAGAACCCCTACAGATTTCTGCTTTTGTCAGTTTAAAGCAGTTAAGATATGTTTGTTGAGCATTAATCCAGCCATAGACTTCAGATCAGTCAGTCAAGTGTCAGGAACAGTTCTTGGGCAGATCTCCTTATTGTCCATTGTGGTGCACAGCGTGGTAATAAGTATTGTAAGATTATATTGCCATCTACAGGAAAAATAGATGCTAGTCACATAGAAAACTGAAGGACATACACCTTGAGGCTATATATAACTCCTTCCACCGGCTCAATTTCACCTGAAGCTTTAGGTAAATAGTCAGCTCAAGGGACATTACATAAAGCTAATGTGAGTTTAGTAGAAATCTTCCATCCTCTGATGCTCCCTAATCCTGTCAATGTCATTTTCCGTTGCATTGGGGGTTAATAGAGCCAAGGGACCTGCCATACCAAGAGTGCCAGCTATGCctttccacccccctcctcctccattcatacaAGCTGTACTATAGCCACTATAAATGAAATATAATCTATGAATAGAGGCTGCAGACCTTTCATTCATTTGCCTGTTTTCCATTCATAGATCATTTTTCATTCATGATATCtatagtacagcttttatgaaAGGAGGGGGGGGCGGAAAGGGCAGAATAGTCACTCTTGAATGCTAGGACAGGTCTCTTGGCTTTGATGTCTTTAAAAAGGATAATGTGTTACCTTTCCGGTGTCCAGCACCGGTTCATCCCAAGGAGATCTTTCACCATTGTCTGGATGTGGTGAGGGCCGTCAGGGTTTACCTTTCAGCCCATATTTTAGGCATACAAATTCATTATTGTTATTCCAGAATGTCCTTAAAGAGGTTCTCTGGCTTTAAATCCATTATTTTAAATAGATTTGACAGGTGTTTGCTCAGGCAAAATCAAGTGCCTCCTTATCCTATAAAAGGCCATTTttgattttggtcctttttttctttttgggctgTTTTGCCTGTGTTAGTTTTTGGGCCTGCCCTTGGATTGAAATGCTTTTGGACATCCCTAAGTTTCCTATTACTAAGCTGTATCCCTCAATGGACGTTAGAGAAAATTGGATTTTTCTAATCACAGTAAAATCCTTTTCGCGGAGTCCATTGAAGGGCACAGCCCCCTCATATTCTATTTTTcttacttttaggctgggttcacacctatggaaTTGAGTGCACTGTGCGTCTTCTGGCCTGTTTCAGCTCCGAATTCaaccaaaaattcgggctgaaatcggacatgaaactgtgaatggagacgcagcggactcctgctgtgagccggagcatgctgccgtgtgaacccagccttagactgcTTGCTACAGCTGAGCAGGTATACGATGGAAAGGGTTATAACCAGAAGAGGGctggccttcagtttttttctgtaCATAGTGTCTATTCTTCCTGTAGGTGGCCGTATAACCTAGGTTGTTTATTACCAAGCTGTACCCTTCAGTGGACTCAGAGAAAAGGactttacagtgagtacaaaaatcctattttttgtgcttaaagtagaactaagccATCATCAATAAATTCATTTGTTTATGGAGGATTACTTAGATATAACCACATGCCTTTTAGCTGTCAAATTCACAGTCCCATGCTCAGCGCAGCTCCTTTTCACCTCCCGTTTGTGCACGAGCCGTGAGCGCAGTTTCCAAAAGCAGCGACGATCCTGCTTTTGCTTAGGAGCCACCCAAACAAACAAAGGAAGTTGCTGTAGATACTGCAAGTGGCAGGATCAATAGGTTGAAAGAAGTAAAATACATAGAATTTAAAAAGTATGCATAAAATGAATCAAGTGCATGGTATATACATTTAtaaggctttttaaaaaaataggGGTTATATACACTTTAAGCAATTACAATATAAAACTAGGGGAGTGGAAAAGAATGAAGGAACCTTCCAACACCAGCTTATTGCTGCAGAAAGTAACCTGTTTGGTGAATCCCCCACCTTCCCTTCAAGAGTGGTCTGCTGGTATGTTTGCACATAAGCATGAGAATCCAACTGAGTTGGGCAACATGTCTATGGTCAACTTTATTTCTCTTGTATACAGGGTAGTCTGCCATGAAGACTAAAGCACAATGCATCCAGAGGGAAATTACTTATTTAAGGAAATGGGCACCTCTTAATATTAATGTTGTCGACTTATAATTTATGTGATATACGCAGAAATGCAGAAGATCTTCTTGtccaagaaaaaataaaacttCCATACAacaccagctaaaaaaaaaaatgtatatctgacTTGGCTGCAGACTTGCTGAAATGAGCTAGGGTAACCAGGCTTACAAAATTCCATCCAGAAAGATTGTGTATCCAAGTCAAGAGGCACTTACCTAGGGAATTACATTTACCATCAAACATCCAACCAGTTAGTCACAAACTGTACATATCGATGCTGATCAAGCTGAAATGCGTGTAGTTCAGTAAGCCATTTTCTATATGTAGCTTTGGAATCAATGCGGAGTTACTGTACTTGAAATGGAGGAGTATAATGATCTATGTCGTGTGATTTATTGTGTTATGGCGTTATAGCCAACCTGCTTTCTCTATGTATACTGTTCCATCACATTTTTATGGTTTTCTATGTGTATAGTATGCTCTTAAAAGGCTGCATTGCCACAGCCCTTTCCCTGCTATTATTTATTAAGACTACAATGTCATGAACAGAAGGACAAGGCAAATGCTCTAAAAGCCAAGGAACCAAGTttaccctaattaaaaaaaaaaaaattttgttccaTTGACGAGAATAcattataaatattaaataaattactCAACTAATAATAAACTAAACAACCTGTATGATAAAATCCTTAACACTACCTAAAGACTAATTTTCAGAAGTTTTATTCTAGCCCTGGAATCCTCATAAATGATGATTTCTGATTTACTGCATATATATTGATTGTTTAcatgtttattgttattttttttttttatttcttaaacagAATTTAatatatacagacacatgtacatacagaaaaatatattcggaataatttttattttatttgtatcttGTTTTCTATACACTCAAAACGTTTTAAGCTCAATTTTTAAGgactgtttctttttcttttggcctctGTACTAATAGTGGAGGTCTTGCAATTGTGACAAGGTACATTTATGTATCATTCAGCATAGTTTAGGCACAGGAATTAAACAGATAAAGGGATAAACTTGAAAAGTTGCTTTTTGGTAATGCCTTCCACTATGGAGGTGATTTTTGAGGATTGTGACTAACAGGTAAGGGGGGAACCTACAAGGCTAACTCCGAAAGTGCCTTACTGCACCTGGAAATGCCATGTAGTATC
This window contains:
- the FOXO6 gene encoding forkhead box protein O6: MEKLEAESDVEPQGRPRSCTWPPLPEPSSDMPLPPPGLDPGQMRKAKSSRRNAWGNLSYADLITKAIESSPERRLTLSQIYDWMVRFVPYFKDKGDSNSSAGWKNSIRHNLSLHTRFIRVQNEGTGKSSWWMLNPEGGKTGKTPRRRAASMDSANGKFLRIKGKAGKKKQQAQTAPEQTEGSPASQQAKWSESPASHTSDDFEVWAEFHNRANPVAGNMSGRLSPILGNDEPDELEDDEVTPSSPLMYPSPSSALSPSAHCSVEMPRLAEMSGSIGLGEGLSDHLLDELQDGYSVNSATSLRQRSPGFSFTSKCPPLSNTSNAFCGTIYSQPTMGMMRRLPMQTIQENKQATFSPGSTYRNSSLQDLLTSMSYGHKEAISQTDPGLASTMGPQRNHRQNTGMLNNCDSGSIPYSTSLIKSHNLYHPSTLNHHCSVNNSALASLSGLVNSESCSLSSVPHHSYFSSQSVHGNVLEGPYQGVYHHHHHHHHHPQVCNQDRFPPDLDLDMFNGTLECDVESIILNDFMDNDEMDFNFDSALPPQGGFNMAAAAQPNQSWVQG